The genomic window tcttttagtgTTTATTGGAATGAATCTCAAAAGTGTTCCATTTAACCTCCATTGATATAATTCGCAATTAGATTTAATACTTTCTTTTACTGCAATTTCTTTTCCCTTGATTTCAGAATCAGCTGCCGTTAAAGAAGACAAAAAGGCTCGGCGGATAAGATACgcaaaacaggtaaaaaataaatatatatatatatatatatatatatatatatatatatatatatatatatatatatatacacgaacatatatatacacatacgcatatacctgtatatatatatatatatatatatatatatatatatatatatatatatatatatagatatagatatatagatatagatatagatatataatatatatatatatatatatatatatagatatatatatatacaggtatatgcgtgtgtgtatatatatgttcgtatgtgtatgtgtgtattattagGAATGACAGGCTGATTGCCATCTTAAATGTCAGATAAAACGTCAAGACTTCTTTGGCATAGAAGAAGCAAAATTATGTAGCTAATACTCATTATTCTCTACAAAGTCGTCACTACCATTGTATAatactaaaaatatcaaaattatggaAATAGATGAATTTCGCCTCAGTGTTCGTCATGGAATAGGAGCTATTTTCCTCTGCAATGGTACCACATCCAATCCTCAGAATTCTCTACTTGTATTACGGTTCACTCCTCCTCTTAATTTAACCTTTATTCTCTCCTCCGTGACTCCGTAAGTGTATTAAGTATGAGTATACTTGGATGCGTAACCAATTTCAGCTCATAAAAACGTAATCTGATGACTTCATCTTagtgtacagtcactcatataagttcatagGCGTatgggtgtttgagagagatttccattacacccttttctggatgacaggtgtctgggagtgcgaaactggccaattGTTCAATTACCTATAAGTCTGCTGTATAAagtgtgtgcccgtcttacgtcactatatagacccgttgtccagaaagcggttggatggaattcagctttattgccggagacatccatgaacttatatatgAGTGACTATTATACAACAAGTGACTGCTCTTTCCAGTTCCTGATCGTGGTGACTGCAAGTTTGGCAAACATTCCCTCTGGTATGATACAGCTCTGGCCAAATGTCCTGGCTTCGCATATCGTTCGGGATAATTCCACCATTTTTGGCAGCGAGATTCAGTTTGAGCCTTGGCAGATGGATCTAGTAGGTGAGTGAGTTATTTCCTTGGCAGATGAGTTATATCCTTGGCAGATGGATCTAGTAGGTGAGTGGGATATATCTTTGGCAGGTGAGTTATATCCTTGGTAGGTGGATCTAGTAGGTGAGTGGGATATATCTTTGGCAGGTGAGTTATATCCTTGGCAGATGGATCTAGTAGGTGAGTGGGATATATCTTTGGCAGGTGAGTTATATCCTTGGTAGATGGATCTAGTAGGTGAGGGAGCTATTTCCTTGGCAGATGAGTTATATCCTTGGCGGATGGATCTAGTAGGTGAGTGGAATATATCTTAGGCAGATGAGTTATATCCTTGGCAGATGGAGCTAGTAGGTGAGTGGGATATATCCTTGGTAGATGAGTTACATCCTTGGCAGATGGATCTAGTAGCTGAGTGGGTTATAACCCTGACAGATGAGTTATATCCTTGGCAGATGGATCTTGCAGGTGGGTGAGTTATATCCTTGGCAGATAAACGTAGGTGAGTGTGAGTTATATCCAACGCAGATGACTATAGTGAGTCAGTCACATCCTGCTTTTGAAATATAGCCTTGGCAGATGCAGCTTGTAGTACTAGAATTATATCCTTGGCAAACGGATATATTCGATGAGTAAACAAATTCTACCGCCAATGGCtttataaagagaaaagcaaatatATCTTTTTGCTGGTGGATAAATTATGTCTATGAATTATATACCTGGTTAATGGATATAGTAAGTGCGCGAATAATATCCAAGTCTGATGGATATAATAAAGAGCTTAGAGGTCGTTGATGAACAACAGAGTtataatgaacaaatataaaCATTACTGTATTAATATCAGCAACCAGTCTCCTTTCTTGTTCTATTACTTGCTATTCTTTTTATGCCTTTGTCTCTACTTTGTCACATTCATTTCATTGTgcgttgtatatttatttatgttcttatctctctccttcttttataTTCACAGATACACTGGTATTCTGTATAGCATTTTTATGTTCGTTTTCCAACCTACAGTCTTTTacaaatgttaacaaaatttcctgtaaacacgttttatttatctatttatttatttgatcgtTCTTCCAGTGAGCGTGACACAAATTGGCAGCCTCGTGGGGTTCCTAAGTGCTGGCTTCTTCCTCAGTCTAGTGGGAAGAAAATGGTCGCTAATAATTACTGCCATACCAGGAATATTCGGCTCTGCTCTCATCACTCTTTCTTTTAATACATACATGGTCATTGCTGGGAGGTAAGTGAAAACCTATAATATGTTAGTTACCCCTTACTATAACGTTTTCTATGGCTAACATTTCCTTTATAGAAAACTGTTAATTTTGATATTTGATGAGTAACGTTTGTATTCTGGTCCGATGACAACCATTTTGAGAAGACGTTCTAAATTCAGGATAGCCCGAGCTATTGCTAGCAACTGAATGGTTAATATTACAGCCTTTTAGTCTAAGGAGATTATAGCAACATTGTTTTATAAATGACAATACCGTTTAAAAGAAACTATTTGAGGTTAAAACAGTAAACGTAAATCGTGAACAACCCAGAACGGCCCAAAATGTCATCGGTCATTCAAAAGATTCGGCTTCATTCGTGTAATCATGTGTGCTAAGAGTGGTCagcaaggttaggttaggtgagaATGCTTCCTTTCTTCGTCATTCATAACAAATCGCTGTTTGCAGTTATAATTATCCATTATTTCACCGGGGCCTAAGCTAGAATGACTAATTCAAAACCAGGGAGTCAAATCAATTTTTACATACAAACATCTTATATCATTCATGAAATACCGAAACCCTTAGGCTTTTTCCCAGGAAAATTTCATccacgtaaaataaaaataaaattttttcaatgTAAAGATAGGGGCTTGCATGGTGACCTGCTTTCTTTATCAAAGAGAATTCATCCatcgaaaaaaaaattggcagtAAAATCTTAACGAAAAATATCTTcagttagtccatatatatatatatatatatatatatatatatatgatatatatatatatatatatatatatatatatatatatatatatactgagttgGCGAAGAATATCCACGGCTGAtatggtggaggatgatgcctttgatagaaggcagtggagaaggtgcatcaggcaaccgaccccttaatgtaggaataacggtgggaaagaagaagaaggtggttcCGCAGCTGATATGTCTGATATGTCAGCAGTGGTGAGCTAATCAATATCGTTTGCAGGTATGTAGCATCAGAACCAAAGGAAGAGGACCGTCACCTCCGGAGCAAAAAGGACCCCTGGCATTTTCAAGAACGATAACTTTCCTCTATCCCACAGGTTTCTAGATGGGATGACAGTAGGCATGGCAAACGTAGCTGTCTTTGTGTACGCCTCGGAAGTCTCCGACGTCAGGGTCAGGGGCACGCTGGGAATGGCGTCCCACCTGCTGGTGCAGATCGGAGGCATCACCAACATATCGCTGGGGATTCTGCTCAACTGGTACTACATGTCCTTAATCTGTGCCTGTTTCCTCCTCGCCCACTGCCTGACTGTGTTCACCTTGCACGAGAGTCCTTCCTTCCTTGCCGTGAAGGGCCACGACGAAGGAGCCCTGAAAGTCCTGCGCAAACTCAGGGGCTCTCACGTCGACGTCCACGAGGAGCTCACTTACCTCCAGCAGCAGAACCAGGCCACCGACGACACCCAGGGAGGCAGGGGCCTGCTGCAGAAGCAGCATCTGCAGAAGATAGGCCTGATGAGCGGGATCCTCTTCATCCACAACTTTTGCGGAACACAGGTCCTGCGCATGAATGCCACGAGGCAACTCCAAGAGCTGGGATTGCCCATGGACGAGAAATTCACAACGATCTTGGTCATTGTCGTTCTTTTCTTTGGTAACTTCTTCATGACTCTAATATTAGACAGCTTTGGTCGACGCCGTTGTATAATAACCTCGTTAATGGTTGTGGCAGCTTCTTACATATCCTTGGGGACGTTTATTTACCTGCAGGACACTAATCCTTCCTTAACTGATCCACGTAAGGACGAGCTTCTGAAATTTGCATATAGCGTGGAAAATGCGACGCTGACTGACGTCGTAGCGGAAGGGTGAGAATCTTCGAGCCTAAATTGTAATGGGTTTTGATCAttaaattgataatatatatatatatatatatatatatatatatatatatatatatatatatatatatatatatatatatataaacattacattTTTGCTTCAATA from Macrobrachium nipponense isolate FS-2020 chromosome 23, ASM1510439v2, whole genome shotgun sequence includes these protein-coding regions:
- the LOC135201066 gene encoding facilitated trehalose transporter Tret1-2 homolog isoform X1, translating into MEIAEEKSAAVKEDKKARRIRYAKQFLIVVTASLANIPSGMIQLWPNVLASHIVRDNSTIFGSEIQFEPWQMDLVVSVTQIGSLVGFLSAGFFLSLVGRKWSLIITAIPGIFGSALITLSFNTYMVIAGRFLDGMTVGMANVAVFVYASEVSDVRVRGTLGMASHLLVQIGGITNISLGILLNWYYMSLICACFLLAHCLTVFTLHESPSFLAVKGHDEGALKVLRKLRGSHVDVHEELTYLQQQNQATDDTQGGRGLLQKQHLQKIGLMSGILFIHNFCGTQVLRMNATRQLQELGLPMDEKFTTILVIVVLFFGNFFMTLILDSFGRRRCIITSLMVVAASYISLGTFIYLQDTNPSLTDPRKDELLKFAYSVENATLTDVVAEGSAIMSISDWLPLVFLMFAAFGHSTGIGPLVWLLPPEMFPTNLRSQGTSVCMVIGSLQMFTILQLFSLMQDTLTQAGMYWLFAGVAVAGIFFIYFLLKETGGTRVG
- the LOC135201066 gene encoding facilitated trehalose transporter Tret1-2 homolog isoform X2 translates to MIQLWPNVLASHIVRDNSTIFGSEIQFEPWQMDLVVSVTQIGSLVGFLSAGFFLSLVGRKWSLIITAIPGIFGSALITLSFNTYMVIAGRFLDGMTVGMANVAVFVYASEVSDVRVRGTLGMASHLLVQIGGITNISLGILLNWYYMSLICACFLLAHCLTVFTLHESPSFLAVKGHDEGALKVLRKLRGSHVDVHEELTYLQQQNQATDDTQGGRGLLQKQHLQKIGLMSGILFIHNFCGTQVLRMNATRQLQELGLPMDEKFTTILVIVVLFFGNFFMTLILDSFGRRRCIITSLMVVAASYISLGTFIYLQDTNPSLTDPRKDELLKFAYSVENATLTDVVAEGSAIMSISDWLPLVFLMFAAFGHSTGIGPLVWLLPPEMFPTNLRSQGTSVCMVIGSLQMFTILQLFSLMQDTLTQAGMYWLFAGVAVAGIFFIYFLLKETGGTRVG